Proteins encoded within one genomic window of Kibdelosporangium phytohabitans:
- a CDS encoding CDP-alcohol phosphatidyltransferase family protein, with protein sequence MAYEPLVGVVAQLLLVTALAMVTPLGFEGWLAGATYAVVLGGWLTTALFRAGAETVGAANRVTLARAGLVGSVTAIAVDSFWRTVPLTLLAVIATVALVGDAIDGHIARRTGCATPLGARFDMEVDAFLILILSVFVAKFLGPWVLLIGAMRYAFVAASWALPWLNAALPHSMARKTVAAMQGIVLVAAASGLLPATVSYVVTAIALGALVWSFSRDVRWLYRSRNV encoded by the coding sequence TTGGCCTACGAGCCCCTCGTGGGCGTGGTGGCGCAGTTGCTGCTGGTGACTGCCCTGGCCATGGTCACGCCGCTGGGGTTCGAGGGGTGGCTGGCCGGCGCGACCTACGCGGTCGTGCTGGGCGGGTGGTTGACGACCGCCTTGTTCCGTGCCGGCGCGGAGACGGTCGGCGCGGCCAACCGCGTCACGCTGGCCAGGGCTGGTCTCGTGGGCAGCGTGACGGCCATCGCGGTGGATTCGTTCTGGCGAACTGTTCCGCTGACCCTCCTGGCGGTGATCGCGACGGTCGCGTTGGTCGGCGACGCGATCGACGGCCACATCGCGCGCCGGACCGGCTGCGCCACGCCGCTCGGTGCGCGGTTCGACATGGAAGTGGACGCGTTCCTGATCCTCATCCTGAGCGTGTTCGTGGCGAAGTTCCTGGGCCCGTGGGTGTTGCTGATCGGCGCCATGCGGTACGCGTTCGTCGCCGCCAGTTGGGCGTTGCCGTGGCTCAACGCCGCACTGCCGCACAGCATGGCCCGCAAGACCGTGGCCGCGATGCAGGGGATCGTCCTGGTGGCCGCCGCGTCCGGCCTGCTGCCCGCCACGGTCTCGTACGTGGTCACGGCCATCGCGCTAGGCGCACTGGTGTGGTCGTTCAGCCGGGACGTGCGCTGGTTGTACCGCTCGCGGAACGTCTGA